In the genome of Streptomyces lydicus, the window CGCGACCTGCTCCCAGGTGACCAGGGTGGGGCAGTAATAGGTGCTCGTCTCCGCCAGTAGTGCGGCGACGTCGCGGGCCTCTGCGGTACTACCGGGGTCCTCCGGCCGGAAAGCGTGTTCGATGCCGTCCGCGCCGGACGCCACCGCCTCCTCCAGATCAATGCGTTCGTGGACATGCACGAGCACCTTCTTGCCCTTCTCGTGGGCGGCCTCGGCAATGGCCTTGAGGGCGTCGAGGGGCAGCTTGTCCGGAGCGCCGGGCTCGCCGTCGTAGATGCACTTGATGAAGTCGACCTGATCGGCCAGCTCCAGTGCTTGGCGATAGGCGACATCGGCATTGTCGGTCTGGTAGGCGATGGGGGCACGTGCCGGATCGTCCAGGACCGGCCAGCCCTGCACACCGGTGAACACCGGCCCGGCGAAGAACAACCCGGCAGCGGCGTCGGTGGCCTTGTCGCGGTAGTCGCGGGCGGCGAGCTCCATCTCCAGTGGACCGCCGAGGTCGACGACGTTGGTCACCCCGGCGCTCAGGAAGTCGGTGAGTAGCTGGGAGACGTACTTCACCCGCTCGCCTTCGGGCTTGGACTGGGCGTGCCCACCCAGATGAGTATGACTCTCCCACAGGCCCGGCACCAGGTAGCCACCCCGCCCGTCGAGCACGGGAGTGCCGCCGGTCGCTGCCCGCGCGTCGGCCGCCGGCCGGATGGCGCTGAACCGTCCGTCGGTCACCACCACTTCGGCATCGACGATCGGGGCGGCCTCCTGCCCGTCGATGACGGTCACGTTGCGAATGATCACGAATGTCTCCTTATTTGACGGGCCAACCGCATAGCCTCTGGACTACATAGGTACCTATACAGCGGGACTGTATAGGTACCTATGTAGTCGGTCAATAGGAGCCTATATACTTGACGTGTGATGCACTCCAGGTTCGATTCCGCGCCCGCCGCTTTGATCAACATCGCCTCGCGTGCGTTGTCCCGGATCAACGACCGGCGACTGCGGCCGCTGGGGTTGACTTTCGCGCAGATGCCCGTGCTGGCGGCGCTGAGCAAGGCCGACGCGCTCTCCCAGAAGGAATTGGCGGGACTGGCCCGGATCGAGCAACCGTCCATGGCCCAGCTGCTCGCCCGGATGGACCGCGACGGCCTCATCCGGCGCACGCCCGCCCAGCATGATCGACGGGTCAGCCTGATCTCGCTGACCGAGACCGGACTGGCAAAGCTCACACAGGTGCACTCGGCGTTGTTCGAGACCAACGATCAGGCGTTGCGGGGCTTCAGCGCCGAAGAAATCGATCTCCTTGTGGACCTGCTGAGAAGGCTTGTCGCCAACCTCGAGGAGAATCCGGCCGACAGTGCGTCGGATGCCGCAGCAACCGGTCCCGCATCCACCGAGGATCGTGTGCCCGACCACCGGCGGTGATCGGGCGGCAAGCCAAGTCGACGAGGTCTGGCGTCGACCGCACCGTACTCAGTACGTGACGCCGGCCGGGTAAAAAGCGGTATGGCGTTGCTCTCGCACGGAAATGTGGGACACCAGCCACTCGCCCTACGTGGGTCGCCCGGCCGCCATGGCCGACCTCATCCAGCGTCAGAGAGCGGGCGACGGCGATTGAGTCCGAACCGAGGTGTCGTTGGCGTGCCTAGGTCAGGAAGTCTCGGGCGGGACAGGTGGATTCGGCCCGGCCGGTGGTGCCCCGTCGGCGGTGACACTGACCGGGGGGCCGGACGCGAAGAGTGCTTCTGTATCCACCCCCCGAGCCTCCGCCGGCCGGGCAAAGCCCCCCGCCGGAATCCCGACGGGGGCCGCTGGTTTCTGAGTAAAGCCTGCCGGCCTCGTCTTCGACGCCGGCCCCGAGCCGCGCTACCGGCGCCCGCGGACGTCCGGAGCGGAACCGCCGGCGGGCCCCTCGCTCCGCTCCCCCGACCCCTGGCCCGGCACACCGCCCCCCGCGCCACCCTCCCCCACCCCGCGTCCGGCC includes:
- a CDS encoding MarR family winged helix-turn-helix transcriptional regulator; amino-acid sequence: MHSRFDSAPAALINIASRALSRINDRRLRPLGLTFAQMPVLAALSKADALSQKELAGLARIEQPSMAQLLARMDRDGLIRRTPAQHDRRVSLISLTETGLAKLTQVHSALFETNDQALRGFSAEEIDLLVDLLRRLVANLEENPADSASDAAATGPASTEDRVPDHRR
- a CDS encoding amidohydrolase family protein, whose amino-acid sequence is MIIRNVTVIDGQEAAPIVDAEVVVTDGRFSAIRPAADARAATGGTPVLDGRGGYLVPGLWESHTHLGGHAQSKPEGERVKYVSQLLTDFLSAGVTNVVDLGGPLEMELAARDYRDKATDAAAGLFFAGPVFTGVQGWPVLDDPARAPIAYQTDNADVAYRQALELADQVDFIKCIYDGEPGAPDKLPLDALKAIAEAAHEKGKKVLVHVHERIDLEEAVASGADGIEHAFRPEDPGSTAEARDVAALLAETSTYYCPTLVTWEQVAHNGEAGYMQQLVDDGFATHDDIPQITSRPIYGRPFPRHSAQDSRIRFDYAMRTLALMHDAGVKIAAGSDVAMLMPSPPVALLRELHLLAEAGLPLPAVLAAGTRHSAEKIGQQATTPGTITVGSIADALLLDADPYVDIAHLVDRSHHIGTLPAGRSSWDEGHPRA